In Lytechinus variegatus isolate NC3 chromosome 18, Lvar_3.0, whole genome shotgun sequence, a single genomic region encodes these proteins:
- the LOC121432215 gene encoding toll-like receptor 13 — protein MENQRDCMIGRGFIGILLLILLGAVKIDEVSSCPSGCQCVAGNTLKVYCSDGKHTSIPRGIPCHITAFTLSHNFVRRVRNGSFLCQQNMVILDLSNNRINAIEAGAFDKIVSLVKLNIRGNFIATLPSLLLLTQLLYVDVSSNNFSEWPTQFPIDNKYLIFKVDNNPMETVKVLNEIDMVSIRGTQALYVDSCSFHHPAFITILMFSYGKLETIGSMSKLSSSRFIGFSHNRIKIIKHGAFDNLASLEELQLNRNLISSLPVIRNSSLLNRLDLDDNIINSLTRGALTNLPLLKNLNLKRNRIMHFSSAHVPNICNLAINSNLLQQKILVLSNLPSMSLINFANNHVQELYIGEGVNIEHMFAYNNSIRSIRFDGSHNITMIHAGYNKISSVKIFRNLHSLRLVYLHFNQISIWNDSGLTNLTRLFRLQMKNNFIHELSNLPSLPSLEYLDLSFNRIRRIQSDALKFPALVKLFLMGNCLTHIPVLTSMANLRYLHLSENHIVNVTGGEIGKIPSLQDLYLDSNRLQCFPSLPSNQINVLNLKNNNISFCQRNVFENYHALINVIMDGNNVESTPQFPASLESLSLDNNRIKGRDNSLEYLPSGLRILNLKGNNISLEEITWIFSQSLAFLDLSSNALTEIRPFFFYAATYLKTLKLSHNSLSSLEEHSLQGLQRINFIHLQWNNLKYLSENTFNCCPLLHTLDISGNPLHAITGNLFSDLSALTHLSLSHTGNIDNASSFSPFHHLPSLRYLYLANTHIVSKWCSNSSYVIRTGLIAAFFQRNNLSYNFPRIQATSLLILNLSYNLFQAVPGQLRNGSSFPFLRNLDLSWNEIKMIRRTDFSHFVKLHRLFLNNNYIFQVTHGAFHTFKWLDLGNNNLSSILKIDLPFFPNGLKIDFAGNPWHCNLQLISFVRRISQFSVPPVCDTPSIFANQSYTSLTIGGENFTTGEQGGNTFPIEDQRLFVYVSDLIFSFHCPLNATNRQEIVWTLPDTLTLGRMASPGHHLYPVSVDKNGSLVITFISKLLSGVYACSLPGSGEMTQAFLRITVVDCPDIGEHQTTERNVFLYKFAGIELRLDTGLNLPIFYDVDHKDFFGELLPEAGKKA, from the coding sequence ATGGAAAACCAACGTGATTGTATGATAGGAAGAGGCTTCATCGGGATTCTTCTACTAATATTGCTTGGTGCCGTAAAGATAGACGAGGTATCGTCGTGTCCAAGCGGTTGTCAATGTGTTGCAGGGAATACCCTGAAAGTCTACTGTTCAGATGGAAAACACACCTCGATCCCCAGAGGTATTCCTTGCCACATCACTGCTTTTACACTCAGTCATAATTTTGTGCGGAGGGTTCGGAACGGATCCTTCCTCTGTCAACAAAACATGGTGATACTGGACCTCAGTAACAATCGCATCAATGCCATCGAGGCCGGTGCTTTTGACAAGATTGTGTCATTGGTAAAACTGAACATCAGAGGGAACTTCATTGCGACGTTGCCTTCCTTGCTTCTCCTTACACAGCTCCTCTATGTCGACGTATCTTCTAACAACTTTTCAGAGTGGCCCACGCAGTTCCCAATTGACAACAAATACCTTATTTTTAAAGTCGACAATAATCCAATGGAGACAGTGAAGGTGCTTAACGAGATAGATATGGTATCTATCAGAGGGACTCAAGCCCTGTACGTTGACTCGTGTTCGTTCCATCATCCCGCATTCATTacaattttaatgttttcttacGGAAAACTAGAAACGATAGGTTCTATGTCCAAACTGTCTTCATCAAGATTCATAGGGTTTTCACACAATCGCATCAAGATCATTAAACACGGCGCTTTCGACAACCTCGCAAGTTTGGAGGAGTTGCAACTGAATAGAAACTTAATTTCATCTTTACCCGTGATTAGAAACAGTTCGCTTCTAAATCGACTTGATCTCGATGATAATATCATCAACTCTTTAACCCGTGGGGCATTGACTAACCTACCCTTATTAAAGAATCTGAATCTCAAACGCAACAGGATAATGCACTTTTCATCGGCCCATGTTCCGAACATTTGTAATCTTGCAATCAATAGTAATTTGTTACAACAAAAAATACTAGTTCTTTCTAATCTACCGTCCATGTCTTTGATAAATTTTGCAAATAACCATGTACAAGAGCTTTATATTGGTGAAGGCGTAAATATTGAACATATGTTTGCTTACAATAACTCTATAAGGAGTATCAGGTTTGATGGTTCTCATAATATCACAATGATACACGCAGGCTATAACAAAATTAGCAGTGTAAAAATCTTTCGAAATCTCCATAGCTTGCGCCTCGTGTACTTGCACTTCAATCAAATATCAATTTGGAATGACTCGGGTTTAACGAATTTAACGAGGTTATTCAGGCtccaaatgaaaaacaattttattcatgagttgTCAAATCTCCCCTCTTTACCAAGTCTTGAATACCTTGATCTGTCCTTCAATCGTATAAGACGGATACAGAGTGATGCATTGAAATTTCCTGCCCTTGTGAAACTGTTTCTCATGGGAAACTGTCTAACGCATATCCCTGTTCTGACAAGTATGGCCAACCTGAGATATCTACACCTCAGTGAAAACCATATTGTAAATGTAACCGGAGGTGAAATCGGTAAAATACCATCTTTACAGGATCTTTATTTGGATTCGAACAGGCTGCAATGTTTCCCCTCTCTACCATCTAATCAGATAAATGTTCTAAATCTTAAAAACAACAATATATCATTCTGTCAAAGAAACGTTTTTGAGAATTATCATGCTTTGATAAACGTTATAATGGATGGAAATAATGTAGAAAGTACCCCACAGTTCCCAGCATCGCTGGAGAGTTTAAGTCTTGATAACAACAGAATCAAAGGCAGGGACAACTCCTTAGAGTACTTACCATCAGGATTAAGGATATTGaatttaaagggaaataacaTATCTTTAGAGGAAATCACATGGATCTTCAGTCAATCGTTGGCTTTCTTAGATTTATCTTCAAACGCCCTTACTGAAATCAGACCTTTCTTTTTCTATGCGGCTACGTATCTTAAAACTCTTAAATTGAGTCACAATTCTTTATCATCTCTCGAGGAACACAGCCTCCAGGGGTTACAACGAATCAACTTTATTCATCTCCAATGGAATAACCTGAAGTATTTGtctgaaaatacatttaattgttgtccATTGCTTCATACTTTAGATATTTCCGGCAACCCACTGCACGCGATTACAGGTAATCTATTTTCTGACTTATCTGCATTAACACATTTGTCTCTCTCACACACTGGTAACATCGATAATGCATCCAGCTTTTCCCCTTTTCATCATCTTCCAAGCTTGAGATACCTCTATCTGGCCAACACTCACATTGTTAGTAAATGGTGTTCAAACTCTTCATATGTCATTCGGACTGGTCTTATTGCTGCATTTTTCCAACGTAACAACTTATCCTATAATTTTCCCAGAATACAAGCAACATCTCTGCTGATCTTAAACCTATCCTATAATCTATTTCAAGCAGTCCCAGGGCAACTGAGAAATGGATCTTCATTTCCATTCCTTAGAAATCTAGATCTATCttggaatgaaattaaaatgatcaGGCGAACAGACTTTTCCCATTTCGTTAAATTACACAGACTTTTTCTTAATAacaattatatatttcaagtaACACATGGTGCATTTCATACGTTCAAATGGCTTGATCTTGGCAATAATAACCTATCTTCAATACTGAAAATTGATCTACCGTTTTTCCCCAATGGACTGAAAATCGATTTTGCGGGCAATCCTTGGCACTGTAACCTTCAGCTGATATCGTTTGTCAGACGGATCTCACAGTTCTCCGTTCCTCCTGTTTGCGATACCCCTTCAATATTTGCGAATCAAAGCTACACGAGCCTTACCATCGGGGGTGAAAACTTCACTACTGGAGAACAGGGAGGGAACACATTTCCAATTGAAGACCAACGTTTGTTCGTCTACGTCAGTGACTTGATATTTTCGTTCCATTGTCCGCTTAATGCCACGAATCGCCAAGAGATTGTTTGGACGTTGCCTGATACGTTAACCCTAGGAAGAATGGCTTCTCCTGGACACCACCTTTACCCCGTATCTGTAGATAAAAATGGCTCTCTTGTAATAACTTTCATCTCAAAGCTTTTATCAGGAGTCTACGCATGTTCCCTGCCGGGATCTGGAGAGATGACACAAGCCTTTCTGAGGATAACAGTCGTCGATTGCCCGGACATCGGTGAACACCAAACCACCGAGAGAAATGTCTTTTTGT